One window from the genome of Nicotiana sylvestris chromosome 9, ASM39365v2, whole genome shotgun sequence encodes:
- the LOC104210930 gene encoding caffeoylshikimate esterase, producing the protein MGVEYHEEYIRNSRGVQLFTCRWLPFSSPKALVFLCHGYGMECSGFMRGVGTKLANHGYAVFGIDYEGHGRSMGSRCYIKRFDNIVNDCSDFFKSVCAREEYREKTRFLYGESMGGAVALLIHKKDPSFWNGALLVAPMCKISEKVKPHPMVISLLTKVEDVIPRWKIVPTKDVIDSAFKDPVRREEVRGNKLIYQEKPRLKTALEMLRTSMHLEESLHEVTLPFLVLHGEADIVTDPEVSKALYEQASSKDKTIKLYPGMWHGLTYGEPEDNIDIVFSDIISWLDKRNGENNDNAILVEKSVCRATSTPYEMNTKPSPAITNGQKPQRTRPQANYLCGWKGRRMHHHSAM; encoded by the exons ATGGGTGTTGAATATCATGAG GAATATATAAGGAATTCAAGAGGTGTTCAGCTTTTTACTTGTAGATGGTTGCCCTTTTCTTCTCCAAAGGCCCTTGTTTTCCTTTGCCACG GCTATGGTATGGAGTGCAGTGGATTCATGAGAG GCGTTGGGACAAAGCTTGCGAATCATGGATATGCGGTGTTTGGAATAGATTATGAAGGCCATGGACGGTCAATGGGTTCCCGCTGTTATATCAAAAGGTTTGACAACATTGTCAATGACTGCAGTGACTTTTTCAAGTCCGTTTGTG CGCGGGAGGAGTACAGAGAGAAAACAAGGTTTTTGTATGGGGAGTCGATGGGTGGGGCCGTGGCTCTTTTAATACACAAGAAGGATCCTTCCTTTTGGAATGGTGCTCTTCTGGTTGCACCTATGTGTAAG ATATCTGAGAAAGTGAAGCCACATCCAATGGTTATAAGCTTACTAACTAAAGTGGAGGATGTCATACCAAGATGGAAGATAGTACCTACAAAGGATGTCATTGATTCGGCCTTCAAGGACCCTGTTAGAAGGGAAGAG GTGCGCGGAAACAAGTTAATATATCAGGAAAAGCCAAGACTAAAGACAGCTTTGGAAATGCTAAGAACTAGCATGCACCTCGAAGAAAGTTTGCACGAG GTCACTCTACCATTTTTAGTGTTACATGGGGAAGCAGACATAGTAACTGATCCAGAAGTAAGTAAAGCTTTGTATGAGCAAGCCAGTAGTAAGGACAAGACCATAAAACTCTATCCAGGAATGTGGCATGGTTTGACATATGGTGAGCCTGAAGACAACATTGATATCGTATTTTCAGATATCATCTCGTGGCTTGACAAGCGAAATGGAGAGAATAATGATAATGCTATTTTGGTTGAGAAATCAGTTTGTCGAGCTACGTCTACTCCTTATGAGATGAACACAAAACCGTCACCTGCAATAACAAATGGACAAAAACCACAGAGAACACGTCCGCAAGCGAATTATCTGTGTGGGTGGAAAGGGCGCCGGATGCATCATCACTCTGCAATGTAG